One genomic window of Acidovorax radicis includes the following:
- a CDS encoding RidA family protein has translation MNTFLQPAGWVPPKGYANGVAARGTMIFTGGQIGWNAQQQFESDDFIDQTRQTLLNVRAVLEAGGSGPEHLVRLTWYVVDRKEYNARLRELGAVYREVLGKNFPAMACVQVAGLMEERAKIEIEATAVVPDSVD, from the coding sequence ATGAACACATTTTTGCAACCCGCAGGCTGGGTGCCTCCCAAGGGATATGCCAACGGCGTGGCCGCACGCGGCACGATGATCTTCACCGGCGGCCAGATCGGCTGGAACGCGCAGCAGCAATTTGAAAGCGATGACTTCATCGACCAGACGCGGCAGACCCTGCTCAACGTGCGCGCCGTGCTGGAAGCCGGTGGCTCCGGGCCAGAACACCTGGTGCGGCTGACCTGGTACGTGGTGGACCGCAAGGAATACAACGCGCGCCTTCGCGAGCTGGGGGCCGTCTACCGCGAGGTGCTGGGCAAGAACTTTCCGGCCATGGCCTGCGTGCAGGTGGCTGGGCTCATGGAAGAACGCGCGAAGATCGAAATCGAGGCCACGGCCGTGGTGCC